In Pirellulales bacterium, the following proteins share a genomic window:
- a CDS encoding site-specific integrase — MAWLQQYPSGHYHISFRLGGRKFKRSLDTKSESDAQGMAGRIEDNIKLVERGILSIPPGADIPRFLLSDGKIVGPVEAPAVVSLGTLLDQYEKAISGGVVEDSTLATIRIHAKHLKRILGEKTDVRTISRDRLQEYINARRAQRSNRGTAISPITIRKELTTLSGVWSWAIPGGVIGPFPNKGLKYPKGVDKSPFQTWEEIEKQIERGNLSEKDRESLWNCLFLSIAETTELLKHVKAKAQQPFLYPMVVLAAHTGARRSELIRSRLVDFDEESVIIRERKRSKKKHTIRRVPFTPFLKKVIQEWLQEHPGGPYTFCMKKVAHSKKHRSGPEPITVDEAQDHLKRALAHSKWEKLRGWHVMRHSFISNCALMGIDQRIIDSFVGHTTEEMRKRYTHLFPSAKKAAIEAVFGAEAPPT, encoded by the coding sequence ATGGCATGGCTCCAACAATATCCTTCCGGCCATTATCACATTAGTTTTCGCCTCGGCGGGCGAAAGTTCAAACGGTCCCTGGACACCAAAAGCGAATCGGATGCGCAGGGCATGGCCGGGCGCATCGAGGACAACATCAAACTTGTGGAACGTGGAATCCTCTCCATCCCTCCTGGGGCGGATATTCCTAGATTCCTTCTTTCGGACGGGAAAATCGTGGGGCCGGTCGAAGCCCCTGCCGTCGTAAGCCTAGGTACGCTTCTCGACCAATATGAAAAGGCCATTTCCGGCGGAGTCGTGGAAGACAGCACCTTGGCGACCATCCGCATTCATGCAAAACACCTCAAACGGATTCTCGGTGAAAAAACGGATGTCCGAACCATCAGCCGAGATCGGCTGCAAGAGTACATCAACGCCCGCCGAGCACAACGGAGTAATCGTGGCACGGCCATCAGCCCAATCACCATCCGCAAGGAACTGACTACGCTCAGCGGCGTCTGGTCCTGGGCGATTCCAGGAGGGGTAATCGGGCCATTTCCGAATAAGGGTCTCAAGTACCCGAAGGGAGTGGATAAGTCACCTTTCCAGACGTGGGAAGAAATTGAAAAGCAAATCGAGCGGGGCAACCTCTCGGAAAAGGATCGGGAGTCGCTTTGGAACTGCCTCTTCCTTAGCATTGCCGAGACCACCGAATTACTGAAGCACGTTAAAGCAAAGGCACAGCAACCTTTTCTCTACCCGATGGTCGTCTTGGCGGCACATACCGGGGCGCGACGCTCCGAATTGATTCGCTCGCGGCTCGTGGATTTTGACGAGGAATCCGTGATTATCCGGGAGCGGAAACGTTCGAAGAAGAAGCATACGATCCGTCGCGTGCCGTTTACGCCGTTTCTCAAGAAGGTTATTCAGGAATGGCTTCAAGAGCATCCGGGTGGCCCTTACACGTTTTGCATGAAGAAGGTTGCCCATTCCAAGAAGCATCGTTCGGGGCCAGAACCGATCACCGTCGATGAAGCCCAAGACCATTTGAAACGAGCTTTGGCGCACTCAAAATGGGAGAAGCTGCGCGGATGGCACGTAATGCGGCACAGTTTCATCAGCAATTGTGCCCTTATGGGAATCGATCAACGGATTATCGATTCGTTCGTTGGCCATACGACTGAAGAAATGAGAAAACGCTACACGCACCTGTTTCCGTCAGCAAAGAAAGCGGCTATTGAGGCGGTTTTCGGGGCAGAAGCCCCTCCGACTTGA
- a CDS encoding RND transporter produces the protein MEVISKMKRSLFLLLTIGVLTLIGCGKTGTPGTQSGKQTAEPVSEVAVNWCVEHGVPEDICAQCNPKVAADFKQKGDWCKEHNRPESQCFQCNPKLVEKFAADYEAKYGKKPPKPEGM, from the coding sequence ATGGAAGTTATATCGAAGATGAAAAGGTCGTTGTTCTTATTGCTTACGATTGGCGTTCTGACTCTAATTGGTTGTGGGAAGACTGGTACACCAGGAACACAGTCTGGCAAGCAAACCGCAGAACCGGTTTCCGAGGTTGCCGTCAATTGGTGCGTTGAGCATGGCGTACCGGAGGACATCTGCGCCCAGTGCAACCCAAAGGTCGCTGCCGACTTCAAACAGAAGGGTGATTGGTGTAAGGAACACAACCGGCCCGAATCGCAATGCTTCCAGTGCAATCCGAAGCTAGTGGAAAAGTTCGCTGCGGATTACGAGGCGAAATACGGCAAGAAGCCGCCGAAGCCAGAAGGAATGTAG
- a CDS encoding DEAD/DEAH box helicase family protein: MKLQFDANQQYQLDAVAAVTDLFEGQPQGAPEYSVIQVGDWGGLFAGQARTELGVGNNLLLAPETLLANTRALQVRNDIETGDPAAPLEAWELFDTAANAVRTCPHFSVEMETGTGKTYVYLRTIFELSRRYGLQKFIIVVPSVAIREGVLKNIEITAEHFRALYNNLPFEHFVYDARKVNRLRQFAVSNTVQILVINIDAFRKNFTGAETEDERKKSNVFYKETDRLPGGHSPMEFVQATRPVVIIDEPQSVDATEKAQDAIRALNPLCTLRYSATHRNPYNLVYRLDPVRAFELRLVKQIVVAETKAYGGANDALVRVEQIDYKKGIKAKIRIHEQKPDGPKEKSVTVKNGTDLFSVSNERACYQDGFVVAEINAEPGNEFVRFNNGRVMRLGEESGGMREEVWRSQIHDTVKRHLEKELQLRGRDVKVLSLFFIDRVANYRDYDESGQPVKGKFALTFEETLAELAKDSKYTPLEWLKLPMDRLHNGYFAADKKGVLKDTRGDTQADDEVYNLIMKEKERLLSEEEPLRFIFSHSALREGWDNPNVFQICTLNETRSAVKKRQEIGRGLRLPVNQFGQRVFDESVNKLFVMANESYEDFARALQTEYEEDCGVTFGKVPITAFAKLIHVVDGEEKPIGREIAEVIKTALVEQKMLDTEGRIQPAFDPKRKDFKIELPEAQKELVPAVVDLLALYQIERHIRKDKDEGPNRLKKEVTLSPEFTALWDRIKPRTTYRVEFETNELVRRGVAAIKGMVRIDAPKIIISTGQLNVQRGGVTTTAVSVSQVQVSNDRHPVPDVLAYLQNETELTRSTLVRILKESGRLTEFFRDPQRFMDAVAHILKYELHRLLVDGIKYERLAGDGPETEWEMMLFKNEELINYLTALQVNHSVYEYVVYESEVEREFARKLDTREDIKLFVKLPGWFEIDTPVGKYNPDWAVMKHDNQTLYLVRETKSTKDFLKLRTSEADKVRCGQKHFETLGVPFAVVVSADEV; encoded by the coding sequence ATGAAACTGCAATTCGACGCTAATCAACAGTACCAGCTTGACGCCGTGGCTGCGGTAACCGACCTTTTTGAAGGCCAGCCCCAAGGAGCCCCAGAGTATTCGGTTATCCAGGTGGGCGACTGGGGCGGATTGTTTGCCGGCCAGGCCAGGACCGAACTTGGTGTGGGCAACAACCTGTTACTAGCACCCGAAACACTTCTGGCCAACACCCGGGCATTGCAGGTACGCAACGACATCGAGACCGGCGATCCCGCCGCTCCCTTGGAGGCATGGGAATTGTTCGATACGGCCGCAAACGCAGTCCGAACCTGTCCGCACTTTTCCGTCGAGATGGAGACGGGCACAGGAAAAACCTACGTCTATCTGCGGACGATCTTTGAGTTGTCCCGTCGCTACGGCCTCCAGAAGTTCATAATCGTTGTGCCCAGTGTCGCCATCCGCGAGGGTGTGCTTAAGAATATCGAAATCACGGCGGAACATTTCCGGGCGTTGTACAACAACCTGCCCTTTGAGCACTTTGTTTACGACGCCAGAAAGGTCAATCGCTTACGGCAATTCGCCGTTAGCAACACGGTACAAATCCTTGTCATCAATATCGACGCCTTCCGAAAGAACTTCACCGGGGCAGAGACCGAGGATGAACGGAAGAAGAGCAATGTTTTTTACAAAGAAACAGACAGGCTACCGGGCGGACACTCGCCTATGGAATTTGTTCAGGCCACACGCCCCGTCGTGATCATAGACGAACCACAGAGCGTGGACGCCACTGAAAAAGCCCAGGACGCAATTCGGGCACTCAATCCTCTATGTACGCTTCGCTACTCCGCCACGCACCGCAATCCATACAACCTAGTTTATCGGCTGGACCCAGTGCGGGCGTTTGAGCTTCGCTTAGTCAAGCAGATCGTCGTCGCCGAAACTAAAGCGTATGGCGGGGCCAACGACGCCTTAGTACGCGTCGAGCAGATCGACTACAAGAAGGGCATCAAGGCCAAAATACGTATTCATGAGCAGAAACCGGACGGCCCCAAGGAGAAATCGGTCACGGTCAAGAACGGCACCGACCTCTTCAGTGTGTCAAACGAACGGGCTTGCTACCAGGACGGCTTCGTTGTGGCCGAAATAAACGCCGAACCCGGTAACGAGTTCGTGCGGTTCAACAACGGACGGGTAATGCGGCTTGGCGAGGAAAGCGGCGGGATGCGGGAGGAGGTGTGGCGATCACAGATACACGATACAGTCAAGAGGCACTTGGAGAAGGAGTTGCAGCTTCGCGGGCGGGATGTAAAGGTCTTGAGTCTGTTTTTCATCGACCGCGTGGCCAATTATCGCGACTACGACGAGTCGGGGCAGCCGGTGAAAGGCAAGTTTGCCCTGACCTTTGAAGAGACCTTGGCCGAGCTTGCCAAGGACAGTAAGTATACACCGCTAGAATGGCTGAAGTTACCGATGGACCGGCTGCACAACGGCTATTTCGCTGCGGACAAGAAGGGTGTGCTCAAGGACACGCGGGGCGACACCCAGGCCGACGACGAAGTGTACAATCTAATCATGAAGGAGAAGGAGCGGCTTCTTTCCGAGGAGGAGCCGCTGCGGTTCATCTTCAGCCATTCTGCTCTTCGGGAAGGCTGGGACAACCCGAACGTCTTCCAGATTTGCACGCTCAACGAAACACGAAGTGCCGTGAAAAAACGTCAGGAAATCGGCCGCGGCTTGCGTTTGCCGGTAAACCAGTTCGGGCAGCGGGTATTTGACGAGTCGGTCAACAAGCTCTTCGTCATGGCCAACGAAAGCTACGAAGACTTCGCCCGAGCATTGCAGACCGAATACGAAGAGGATTGCGGTGTCACGTTCGGCAAGGTGCCAATCACCGCTTTCGCCAAGCTCATACACGTTGTTGACGGCGAAGAAAAGCCCATTGGCCGCGAGATAGCCGAAGTCATTAAGACGGCCTTGGTTGAGCAGAAGATGCTCGACACCGAGGGACGCATCCAACCGGCCTTTGACCCCAAGCGAAAAGACTTTAAGATCGAATTACCCGAGGCCCAGAAGGAGCTTGTGCCGGCCGTGGTGGATCTGTTGGCGTTGTACCAGATCGAGCGGCACATCCGTAAGGACAAAGACGAAGGCCCGAATCGGCTGAAGAAGGAAGTCACGCTCAGCCCCGAGTTCACGGCCCTATGGGACCGCATTAAACCCAGGACCACTTACCGCGTGGAATTTGAGACCAATGAACTAGTTCGGCGTGGTGTGGCTGCTATCAAAGGCATGGTGCGAATCGATGCACCAAAGATTATTATCAGTACGGGACAACTCAACGTGCAACGTGGCGGAGTTACAACGACGGCCGTCAGCGTGTCACAGGTGCAGGTATCCAACGACCGTCATCCCGTGCCCGACGTGCTGGCCTACCTGCAAAACGAAACTGAGCTAACCCGCTCGACGCTAGTGCGGATTCTAAAGGAGTCCGGCCGGCTGACGGAATTCTTTCGAGATCCCCAGCGATTCATGGACGCCGTGGCCCACATCCTCAAGTACGAATTGCATCGGCTGCTGGTGGACGGCATCAAGTACGAACGGTTGGCCGGCGACGGCCCGGAGACCGAATGGGAAATGATGCTCTTCAAGAATGAAGAACTCATCAACTATCTGACGGCGTTGCAGGTCAACCATTCCGTGTACGAATACGTGGTGTACGAATCGGAAGTTGAGCGGGAATTCGCCCGGAAGCTGGATACACGCGAGGACATCAAGCTCTTCGTCAAGCTGCCCGGCTGGTTCGAGATCGACACTCCAGTCGGCAAATACAACCCCGACTGGGCCGTCATGAAGCATGACAACCAAACGCTCTACCTGGTCCGCGAGACCAAGAGCACGAAGGACTTCCTGAAGCTCCGCACCAGCGAAGCCGACAAAGTCCGCTGCGGCCAAAAACACTTTGAAACCTTGGGCGTGCCCTTTGCCGTGGTGGTTTCGGCCGATGAGGTTTAG
- a CDS encoding replication initiator protein A — protein METHGERAHLKRMGRDEMNLAEFPLALLADRVPPGCKTLVFEDQIRDKGHGQDVVRRLTISACDKFGLPTALDDEVILGLVQLSKADNFTNREVPFSRYKLIHLLNWRDEGKSYSRLEESLKRWVGVTLYYDNAWWDKARKRWVNAHFHLLDNLTLYQRLKSGERSTRDNNGGPLSSFTWNEIIFRSFRAGNLRKVDLEFYKTLKSAVAKRLYRFLDKHFYFGGRQRYNLARFAREHVGLLSQSYDAAQLKRRLTPGIRELEEAGYLEALPAKERFVCVRRGEWEVVFIRAVKPAQKEVESPQPAGLEAQLVDRGVTASVANRLVRDFPAETINAKLNVFDRLAARRDARISKNPAGYLVESIRKDYTPPPEIPTTVSLAAVKSNPPEQSKARKRIERPEDKKFYVEQQQIEEHLAGLSAERLAELEVEALKSSPSFIVERFRDAVASGSEALTRQYRRCLLERHLRTIFNLMAEPACTSSRKAIGDTPERSAATCQQG, from the coding sequence ATGGAAACCCACGGCGAAAGAGCTCATCTCAAGAGAATGGGTCGCGATGAAATGAATTTGGCGGAGTTCCCTTTGGCCTTGCTGGCCGACCGGGTTCCGCCAGGCTGCAAGACCCTGGTTTTCGAGGATCAGATCCGGGACAAGGGCCACGGGCAGGATGTCGTGCGGCGGTTGACGATTTCGGCTTGTGACAAATTCGGCCTTCCTACGGCGTTGGACGATGAAGTGATTTTGGGACTGGTGCAATTGAGCAAAGCCGACAATTTCACCAATCGGGAAGTGCCGTTCAGCCGCTACAAGCTTATTCACCTATTGAACTGGCGTGACGAAGGGAAAAGCTACTCGCGATTGGAGGAATCGCTTAAACGCTGGGTCGGAGTGACACTTTATTACGACAACGCTTGGTGGGACAAGGCCCGCAAGCGTTGGGTGAATGCACATTTTCACCTGCTCGACAACCTCACGCTATACCAGCGTCTCAAAAGCGGCGAACGGTCAACACGAGACAATAACGGCGGGCCGCTATCGTCGTTCACCTGGAACGAAATCATCTTTCGCAGCTTTCGTGCCGGGAATCTCAGGAAGGTCGATCTGGAATTCTACAAGACGCTCAAATCGGCAGTCGCCAAGAGACTCTATCGTTTTCTCGACAAGCACTTCTATTTCGGCGGAAGGCAGCGTTATAACCTTGCTCGATTTGCTCGGGAGCATGTCGGTTTGCTAAGCCAAAGCTATGATGCCGCCCAGCTAAAACGCCGGCTAACGCCGGGTATCAGGGAATTAGAGGAAGCCGGCTACTTGGAAGCACTCCCTGCAAAAGAACGGTTCGTCTGCGTACGACGTGGTGAATGGGAGGTCGTGTTCATCCGTGCGGTGAAGCCGGCTCAGAAAGAGGTTGAATCACCCCAGCCGGCTGGCCTGGAAGCTCAATTGGTGGACCGTGGCGTGACCGCTTCGGTAGCGAATCGGCTGGTGCGTGACTTTCCCGCCGAAACGATCAATGCAAAGCTAAACGTATTCGACCGTTTGGCCGCTCGCCGGGATGCTCGAATCTCCAAGAATCCAGCGGGTTATCTGGTAGAGTCGATTCGTAAAGACTACACGCCGCCACCAGAGATTCCGACAACGGTTTCTCTTGCCGCCGTGAAAAGCAACCCACCCGAACAATCGAAGGCACGCAAGCGCATTGAACGCCCCGAGGACAAGAAGTTCTACGTGGAACAACAACAGATTGAGGAGCATCTTGCCGGGCTATCCGCCGAAAGACTGGCCGAATTGGAGGTCGAGGCACTAAAGTCCTCGCCATCGTTTATTGTCGAGCGATTCCGGGATGCTGTGGCTTCTGGAAGCGAAGCACTCACCCGCCAGTACCGCCGGTGTCTGCTGGAGAGGCATTTGCGAACGATCTTCAACTTAATGGCAGAACCAGCGTGTACATCCAGCAGGAAAGCGATTGGCGATACGCCGGAGCGATCCGCGGCGACCTGTCAGCAAGGATAG
- a CDS encoding AAA family ATPase, with amino-acid sequence MRIIAIANQKGGTAKTTTTAALAVLLARSGTPTHLIDCDPQGSLTRSFGVQDDTDSFYHALMHRAGLPIRTILPSLTLTPSTTELGRAETELLSETGREFFLRTSLEKTALPTNTVVLLDCPPSLGVLSVNCLSTAGGMIAVVQPGGFELHALAHLHITIEAIRERVNPDLHILGAVITNSHRRRKITEQVRTEVGRLYPLLGTIRADSRLLYATTAGTIQRLTTSKALMDYAKVVEQLQPVLL; translated from the coding sequence ATGAGGATTATCGCTATCGCCAACCAAAAGGGCGGCACGGCCAAGACCACAACCACGGCGGCATTGGCCGTCCTTCTGGCCCGCAGTGGGACACCAACACACTTGATTGATTGTGACCCCCAAGGAAGCCTTACCCGTTCGTTCGGCGTGCAAGACGATACGGACAGTTTCTACCACGCCCTCATGCACAGGGCTGGCTTGCCGATTCGGACCATTTTGCCGTCCCTGACCTTGACGCCCAGCACGACCGAACTTGGACGGGCCGAAACCGAGCTATTGAGCGAGACTGGCCGCGAGTTCTTTCTCAGAACCAGCTTGGAAAAGACCGCTCTGCCAACCAACACAGTTGTTCTTCTCGATTGCCCGCCATCGCTAGGAGTGCTCTCGGTAAACTGCTTAAGCACCGCCGGCGGCATGATCGCGGTTGTTCAACCGGGCGGATTCGAGTTACACGCCTTGGCCCACCTACATATTACTATTGAGGCAATTAGGGAGCGAGTGAATCCCGACTTGCACATTCTCGGAGCCGTAATAACCAATTCCCACCGTCGGCGGAAGATTACCGAACAAGTCCGTACTGAAGTCGGCCGTCTCTATCCTTTGCTCGGGACCATCCGAGCGGACTCCAGGCTGTTGTACGCCACGACGGCCGGGACAATACAACGGCTCACTACGTCCAAAGCACTTATGGACTATGCAAAGGTCGTCGAGCAATTGCAGCCGGTGCTGCTATGA
- a CDS encoding site-specific DNA-methyltransferase: MSNGTTAHPSSSPETDALDLRSHDITGDKIADLTRLFPEIRTEGGKIDIERLKLALGEAVDVGKERYGMNWPGKRECFKTIQAPSLGTLRPCPEESVNFDTTDNLIIEGDNLEVLKLLQKAYLGKIKMIYIDPPYNTGNDFIYPDNYTESLETYLEYTGQADAEGKKFGTNTEADGRFHSKWLNMMYPRLYLARNLLRDDGLVFISIDDHELDNLRKLCAEVFGEENFIEGFVWKKSYGGGAKERFAVRQHEFCILYAKNIDALNEFWLPPDPEAEEKYYDGKDEHLEKRGPYRIKPLEATKSMDRRENLMFPITAPDGTQVLPKRQWWWSKDRVEATIAENGLVFTKTDNGWSISYKQYLIGKDGQKRGAKPFSIIDGIYTQHGTADLRALFDDEVVLQFPKPVALIERFLQIDGDKNALVIDFFAGSGTTAHAVFQANEADGGSRRFILVQLPEPTERTDCPTIADICKERVRRVNKRLNDADAGKFDMDNGLKPDRGFRVFKLDQSNLTTWDAGIKHDPATLERQLELHVDHIRDGRTSHDILYELLLKSGFPLTTPVEKVALAGKSAYSVAGGALVICLEPELTLDLIRAIAEKKPERIVCLDGGFAGNDQLKANAVQIFKTKGVTSFKTV; this comes from the coding sequence ATGTCTAATGGAACGACAGCACATCCTTCTTCGAGTCCCGAGACCGACGCCCTCGACCTGAGGTCGCATGATATTACTGGCGACAAAATTGCCGACCTTACACGCCTTTTTCCCGAGATTCGCACGGAGGGCGGTAAGATTGACATCGAGCGATTGAAGCTAGCCTTGGGCGAGGCCGTGGACGTGGGTAAGGAACGCTACGGGATGAACTGGCCGGGCAAGAGAGAGTGCTTCAAGACGATCCAGGCCCCCAGCCTCGGTACACTCCGCCCCTGCCCGGAAGAAAGCGTCAATTTTGACACGACTGACAACCTAATCATCGAGGGGGACAATCTCGAAGTACTGAAGCTCTTGCAGAAGGCATACCTCGGCAAAATCAAGATGATTTACATCGACCCGCCTTACAATACGGGAAACGATTTCATATATCCAGACAACTACACTGAAAGCCTAGAAACCTACCTGGAGTACACAGGCCAAGCCGATGCAGAGGGCAAGAAGTTCGGCACGAACACCGAAGCCGACGGACGGTTTCACTCTAAGTGGCTTAACATGATGTATCCGCGTTTGTATTTAGCCAGAAATCTGCTACGCGACGATGGACTCGTATTCATCAGTATTGACGACCACGAGCTTGACAACCTCCGTAAGCTCTGTGCGGAAGTGTTTGGTGAGGAAAACTTCATTGAGGGATTTGTATGGAAGAAGAGCTATGGCGGGGGTGCCAAAGAGCGATTTGCCGTGAGGCAGCACGAATTCTGTATCCTTTACGCAAAGAACATTGATGCATTGAACGAGTTTTGGCTTCCACCTGACCCCGAGGCAGAGGAGAAATACTACGACGGCAAGGACGAGCATCTTGAGAAACGCGGGCCGTACAGGATCAAGCCGCTTGAGGCTACCAAGAGCATGGATCGCCGTGAGAACCTTATGTTTCCCATCACTGCACCCGATGGCACACAGGTGCTACCCAAGAGGCAATGGTGGTGGAGTAAGGACCGCGTTGAAGCGACGATTGCTGAAAATGGTCTCGTCTTTACCAAGACGGACAACGGATGGAGTATTTCCTACAAGCAATACCTAATCGGGAAAGATGGGCAAAAGCGAGGAGCCAAACCGTTCTCGATAATCGACGGAATCTATACGCAGCACGGGACGGCTGACCTACGGGCGTTGTTTGATGATGAGGTAGTTCTTCAGTTCCCGAAGCCAGTAGCACTCATTGAGCGATTCCTGCAAATCGACGGCGACAAGAATGCCCTGGTCATTGATTTCTTCGCTGGTAGTGGAACGACTGCCCACGCCGTATTTCAGGCGAATGAGGCAGATGGAGGTAGCCGCAGATTCATTCTGGTGCAACTGCCGGAGCCGACCGAACGGACCGACTGCCCAACGATTGCAGATATCTGCAAGGAACGCGTTCGGCGAGTGAACAAAAGGCTGAACGACGCGGACGCAGGTAAGTTCGACATGGATAACGGGTTAAAACCCGACCGGGGCTTCCGCGTCTTCAAGCTCGACCAATCCAACTTAACGACCTGGGACGCAGGGATCAAGCATGATCCCGCCACCCTTGAACGGCAACTTGAACTTCATGTAGACCACATCCGAGATGGCCGGACATCGCACGACATTCTCTACGAGCTCCTGCTCAAGAGCGGATTCCCCTTGACCACGCCGGTCGAAAAGGTTGCTTTAGCCGGCAAGTCGGCATACAGCGTGGCCGGCGGGGCTCTCGTGATCTGCCTGGAGCCGGAACTAACCCTCGACCTGATCCGGGCCATTGCCGAGAAGAAACCCGAGCGGATTGTCTGCCTGGACGGAGGCTTTGCCGGCAACGACCAACTCAAGGCCAACGCTGTGCAGATATTCAAGACCAAAGGCGTCACCAGCTTTAAGACGGTATGA